One window of Microcoleus vaginatus PCC 9802 genomic DNA carries:
- a CDS encoding XisI protein has translation MERVEHYRQCIRKLLTQQATIEKPNSDVECQLVFDWEHDHYQLLDVGWEGLKRIYNCFIHLDIKDGKIWIQRNMTEVDIAREFVEMGVSEDDIVLGLHPPYKRPQTGFGVA, from the coding sequence ATGGAAAGAGTAGAGCATTACCGCCAGTGTATCCGCAAATTGCTAACTCAACAAGCAACGATAGAAAAGCCTAATTCAGACGTTGAATGCCAGCTTGTTTTTGATTGGGAACACGACCACTATCAGTTACTAGATGTTGGCTGGGAGGGGCTAAAGCGGATATACAACTGTTTCATTCATTTAGATATTAAGGATGGCAAAATTTGGATTCAGCGCAATATGACAGAAGTGGATATTGCACGGGAATTTGTCGAGATGGGAGTATCGGAGGATGATATTGTGTTGGGGTTGCATCCACCTTACAAGCGTCCGCAGACTGGGTTCGGAGTAGCGTAA
- a CDS encoding fatty-acid oxidation protein subunit alpha, with protein MAARDLFHDAVKKALQKEEWEITADPLVVKIQGVKFEIDLAAEKILAAEKLGQKIAVEIKSFLNNSAITDFHLALGQFLNYRLALQIKEPDRTLYLAVPFDTFDSFFQEPFIQEAVNVYQLKLVVYDPQKEVIVEWKE; from the coding sequence ATGGCTGCTAGAGATTTATTTCACGATGCTGTAAAAAAAGCGCTTCAGAAGGAGGAGTGGGAAATCACCGCAGATCCGCTGGTCGTCAAAATTCAGGGTGTTAAGTTTGAGATTGATTTAGCCGCAGAGAAGATTTTGGCGGCGGAAAAATTAGGGCAAAAAATTGCTGTTGAAATTAAAAGCTTTCTCAACAATTCTGCAATTACTGACTTTCATCTCGCCTTGGGTCAATTTTTAAATTATCGGCTTGCCTTACAAATCAAAGAACCGGACAGAACACTGTATCTAGCAGTACCCTTTGATACTTTTGACTCGTTTTTTCAAGAGCCATTTATACAAGAAGCGGTCAATGTTTATCAACTTAAACTCGTCGTTTACGATCCGCAAAAGGAGGTAATTGTGGAATGGAAAGAGTAG
- a CDS encoding dihydrofolate reductase: MRKIVLFIASSLDGYIARSNGDIDWLFTDQNYGYTKFLDSIDTVLMGRKTYEQVLTFGEYPYQEKKSYVFTKNRDFPGTSDVEVVTNLERFVNDVRLLDGKNIWLVGGSLLIRDFLNQNFVNEVILSVHPIILGEGIPLFVNPINTTALQLTGCQTYSSGMVQLSYDVAT; the protein is encoded by the coding sequence ATGCGGAAAATTGTACTATTCATTGCATCTAGTTTGGACGGTTATATTGCCCGATCGAATGGCGATATTGACTGGCTGTTTACAGACCAAAATTACGGTTATACTAAATTCTTAGATAGCATCGATACGGTTCTCATGGGTCGAAAGACTTACGAACAAGTTCTAACTTTTGGCGAGTATCCGTACCAGGAAAAAAAGAGTTATGTTTTTACGAAAAATCGAGATTTTCCAGGGACTTCTGATGTCGAAGTGGTAACAAATTTAGAGAGGTTTGTCAATGATGTGCGCTTGCTTGACGGCAAGAATATTTGGTTGGTGGGAGGTTCTCTGCTAATTCGCGATTTCCTAAATCAAAACTTTGTCAACGAAGTGATTCTCTCGGTGCACCCGATTATTTTAGGCGAGGGAATCCCTTTATTTGTTAATCCCATAAATACTACAGCTTTGCAGTTAACTGGATGTCAGACATATAGTTCTGGTATGGTTCAGCTATCTTACGATGTCGCCACTTGA
- a CDS encoding aspartoacylase — protein sequence MNQIKRVAIVGGTHGNELTGIYLVKKFDRAPELIGRSTFETIALLANPKACEIGTRYIDIDLNRCFRKQDLANPHLSSYEAQRAKEIYRLFSSKNTHLPNLIIDLHSTTSNMGLTFILASHHPFNLQLAAYLTSFYPHLKVLASTTKNHDSPLLRSLSELGGTLEVGAVPQGVLDASLFQQTEQVVCRILDCVEAYNQGTMPAAKNPLTIYHTIGAIDYPRNENREIQAMIHPHLQSRDYQALNPGDPMFLTFDGESVLYEGKSTVYPIFINEAAYYEKGIAMCFTQKQIVVSH from the coding sequence ATGAATCAAATTAAACGTGTTGCCATAGTGGGAGGAACCCACGGAAACGAACTCACAGGAATTTACCTCGTGAAGAAATTCGATCGCGCGCCGGAGTTAATTGGGCGATCGACTTTTGAAACAATCGCCCTGCTAGCCAATCCCAAAGCTTGCGAAATCGGGACACGCTACATCGATATTGACCTCAACCGCTGCTTTAGAAAGCAAGATTTAGCAAATCCCCATCTCTCCAGCTATGAAGCGCAGCGGGCGAAAGAAATCTACCGCCTTTTTAGTTCAAAAAACACTCATCTGCCAAACTTAATTATCGATTTGCACAGCACCACATCCAACATGGGGCTAACATTTATTCTCGCCAGCCATCATCCATTTAACCTGCAACTAGCAGCTTATTTAACATCTTTTTATCCCCACCTCAAGGTACTCGCTTCTACAACCAAAAATCATGATAGTCCTTTGCTGCGATCGCTTTCCGAGTTAGGCGGTACGCTGGAAGTTGGTGCAGTGCCGCAAGGCGTATTAGATGCCTCTTTATTTCAGCAAACTGAGCAAGTTGTGTGCCGAATTTTAGACTGCGTAGAAGCCTACAATCAAGGCACAATGCCTGCTGCAAAGAATCCCCTGACTATTTATCACACCATTGGGGCGATCGACTATCCCAGAAACGAGAACAGAGAAATTCAGGCAATGATTCATCCTCATCTGCAATCCAGAGATTATCAAGCCCTGAATCCCGGCGATCCGATGTTTTTAACCTTTGATGGTGAGTCGGTATTGTATGAAGGTAAATCAACCGTTTATCCAATTTTCATTAACGAGGCAGCTTATTACGAAAAAGGAATTGCCATGTGTTTTACCCAAAAGCAAATTGTTGTTAGTCATTAG
- a CDS encoding phosphatase PAP2 family protein, producing the protein MRSKIRSLISIIRLAGLAVAALGMWGFSTIAEDVLGKQSYAFDTSILLYLRSLHTPLRDQIMLGFTFVGEPKLLLVICLSLGIVLLARNHRSEAATIAITGGGAIGLNLLLKKLFARARPQLWERVVDVRFYSFPSGHAMISMVIYGLLGYFLGTRFPKQRWWIYSLTVVLIAAIGLSRLYLGVHWPTDVIAGYTAGLVWLITCILSLEIWKELRSLTTASKEEFLSPDPSLEMTND; encoded by the coding sequence ATGCGTTCTAAAATTCGATCGCTCATTTCGATAATTCGGCTGGCCGGGCTTGCTGTTGCTGCTTTGGGGATGTGGGGATTTTCCACCATTGCCGAAGACGTGTTGGGAAAACAAAGTTACGCTTTCGATACATCTATTTTACTATATCTCAGGAGCCTTCACACTCCGCTGCGCGATCAAATAATGCTGGGCTTTACCTTTGTGGGCGAGCCGAAGTTGCTGCTAGTGATTTGTCTGAGCTTGGGTATTGTTTTGCTAGCGCGCAATCACCGATCGGAAGCCGCAACTATTGCGATCACCGGTGGGGGGGCGATCGGTTTAAATTTACTCTTAAAAAAACTTTTTGCCCGCGCTCGACCTCAACTTTGGGAGCGCGTTGTTGACGTTCGCTTTTATAGTTTTCCTAGCGGACACGCGATGATTTCCATGGTTATTTACGGTTTGCTAGGATATTTCTTGGGTACGCGCTTTCCGAAACAGCGCTGGTGGATTTACAGCTTGACAGTTGTATTAATTGCTGCTATTGGTTTGAGTCGGCTTTATCTAGGAGTTCACTGGCCTACCGATGTTATTGCTGGTTATACGGCTGGTTTGGTGTGGCTGATTACCTGTATTCTCAGTTTGGAAATATGGAAGGAATTGCGTTCTTTGACTACGGCTTCTAAAGAGGAGTTTTTGTCACCAGATCCGTCTCTAGAAATGACTAATGACTAA
- a CDS encoding M23 family peptidase gives MTILSTKHISAILLTLGLTTVSSCGKTTGVTAPIAEANTIAQRLVSTAVAQKPNNPQFGQPIDCTLGKDCFVLLYFDREPGPTAVDFGCGRQTYDGHDGTDFAIPDAKAMAKGVPVIASAAGKVLRSRDGVIDRRLQNDTEKANIAGTECGNGMVIDHGGGWEAQYCHLRKGSVAVKPGTQVQKGTVLGMVGNSGMASFPHVHVTFRYQGKPVDPFVGPDAKVGCNIARNPIWDKPLDYISTGLIRAGFANKPPDINALWEGQFSETQLPANSPALLFWVQSYGVLKGDREQYKLFAPNGTTIADQTNEIKAPSRTWLGYVGKRNSTNSPLTPGVWRAEYRLTRGDRVLTEVKREVELR, from the coding sequence ATGACTATACTATCCACAAAACACATTTCTGCAATTTTGTTGACATTGGGGTTGACAACTGTGTCTAGCTGTGGTAAGACAACAGGAGTCACTGCCCCGATCGCCGAAGCAAACACGATCGCCCAGCGTCTCGTCTCGACCGCAGTCGCCCAAAAGCCGAACAACCCGCAATTCGGCCAGCCGATCGACTGTACCCTAGGCAAAGACTGTTTTGTATTGCTGTATTTCGATCGAGAACCCGGCCCCACCGCCGTAGATTTTGGCTGCGGGCGCCAAACCTACGACGGCCACGACGGCACAGATTTTGCCATTCCCGACGCCAAAGCAATGGCAAAAGGAGTTCCAGTTATTGCCTCCGCTGCAGGCAAAGTTTTGCGATCGCGAGATGGTGTGATCGATCGGCGTTTACAAAATGATACAGAAAAAGCCAACATCGCAGGCACAGAATGCGGCAACGGCATGGTAATCGACCACGGCGGTGGTTGGGAAGCCCAATACTGCCACCTCCGCAAAGGCAGCGTTGCGGTCAAACCGGGTACGCAGGTACAAAAAGGCACAGTTTTGGGCATGGTGGGGAACTCTGGGATGGCATCTTTCCCCCACGTACACGTAACTTTTCGCTATCAAGGCAAACCCGTAGATCCGTTTGTCGGCCCCGACGCGAAGGTAGGCTGCAACATCGCCCGCAATCCAATTTGGGACAAGCCTCTAGACTATATTTCCACAGGTTTAATTCGGGCTGGTTTTGCCAATAAGCCACCCGATATTAACGCTCTCTGGGAAGGACAATTTTCAGAGACTCAACTCCCTGCAAACAGTCCAGCTTTGTTGTTTTGGGTGCAAAGTTACGGAGTGCTCAAGGGCGATCGCGAACAATACAAATTATTTGCACCCAACGGCACAACCATCGCTGACCAGACGAATGAAATTAAAGCCCCCAGCCGCACTTGGTTGGGTTATGTCGGCAAAAGAAACAGTACAAATTCTCCTCTGACTCCCGGAGTTTGGCGGGCCGAATATCGGTTGACTCGGGGCGATCGAGTTTTGACAGAAGTCAAGCGAGAAGTTGAGTTGCGTTAG
- a CDS encoding Uma2 family endonuclease — MVQTTLKSLNLEEFLQLPETKPASEYIDNQIIQKPLPQGKHSATQCELIIFINAILKPKKVARAFPELRCTFGGRSTVPDVSVFVWNRIPTDDNGEIANVFPIAPDWTIEILSPEQSQTKLTKNILHCLNHQSHMGWLIDPDEQCVFVYVPQQQTAVFDEPEMLLPVPSFASELRLSVGELFGWLLK; from the coding sequence ATGGTACAAACAACATTAAAATCCTTAAATTTAGAAGAGTTTCTCCAACTACCCGAAACCAAACCTGCAAGCGAATACATTGATAATCAAATTATTCAGAAACCACTGCCACAAGGAAAACACAGTGCGACTCAATGTGAACTAATTATTTTCATTAACGCTATATTAAAACCAAAAAAAGTTGCACGAGCTTTTCCCGAACTCCGGTGTACCTTTGGCGGAAGGTCAACAGTGCCTGATGTTTCAGTATTTGTGTGGAACAGAATTCCCACAGATGATAACGGCGAAATTGCTAATGTCTTTCCCATAGCTCCTGATTGGACAATAGAGATTTTGTCGCCGGAACAAAGTCAAACTAAACTTACTAAAAATATTCTCCACTGTTTAAATCATCAAAGTCACATGGGCTGGCTGATCGATCCCGACGAACAATGCGTTTTTGTTTATGTTCCCCAGCAACAGACAGCAGTATTTGATGAACCAGAAATGCTGCTACCGGTGCCGTCCTTCGCTAGCGAACTGCGGTTGAGTGTCGGAGAATTATTTGGCTGGCTGCTGAAATAA
- a CDS encoding flavin-dependent dehydrogenase has protein sequence MQEILYLEVPTPDTAAVCTWLQHEFDPGIGEKIITADGFRLLSPATTAEVLKSGTQKANPKPALADTNSGNQNWRSTELSTFVWSLQRTTYLKVFRLEEAPAGEKKFLEALNLAVKNKFPDRYPEPPVIDLSKQSIFEALAPYYPLTVKYFQKMPEGEYDLKRVYWWEQRWREGTRNPQKPKQVVFLKEEGTGKKAEDTILVSDSGDTFYDLIYIGGALGVIHAAVMARLGYRVLLVERMPFGRMNREWNISRDEIQSLIDLGLFTAAEIETLIAREYKDGYNKFFDANNPPVAKAPVLHTPKVLNVALDGEKLLNLAGVKLTEAGGEIWDETEFLRADVEAEKVVVQARHLPTKADRTALGRLLVDAMGSASPIAWQLNEGRTFDSVCPTVGAVIDAGFEPGVWDSEYGDVLYTHGDISRGRQLIWELFPGAGTELTVYLFHYHQVHPENPGSLLEMYEDFFAILPEYRRCDVDKLVWKKPTFGYIPGHFSSNSSDRSVAIDRLVSIGDAASLQSPLVFTGFGSLVRNLFRLTDLLDTALKHNLLTANHLNQIRAYQSNVSVTWLFSKGMMVPTGSSLPPQRINSILNTFFGILAGQKLTVAETFIKDRSDWLTFNRLAIEAAGKNPSLLLWILDFVTLGDIWRWLGSYVNFTLLALASLLFGWLPSFARRVQPWLEPRYPAVWLWLLATSYALTYGMGKGRKEF, from the coding sequence ATGCAAGAAATTCTTTATCTAGAAGTCCCGACACCGGATACAGCAGCCGTCTGCACTTGGTTGCAGCATGAATTCGATCCCGGAATCGGAGAAAAAATTATTACTGCTGACGGCTTTCGCCTGCTTTCACCAGCCACAACAGCCGAGGTTCTCAAGTCTGGAACTCAAAAGGCCAATCCAAAACCCGCCTTGGCTGACACCAATTCAGGAAACCAAAATTGGCGATCGACAGAACTTTCCACCTTTGTCTGGTCACTGCAACGCACCACTTATTTAAAAGTCTTTCGTCTAGAAGAGGCGCCTGCGGGAGAAAAAAAGTTCCTGGAAGCTCTGAATCTTGCTGTGAAAAACAAGTTTCCCGATCGCTACCCGGAACCCCCTGTCATAGACCTCTCCAAACAGTCAATTTTTGAGGCTCTTGCCCCCTATTACCCCCTCACCGTCAAATACTTCCAAAAAATGCCTGAAGGCGAATACGACCTCAAGCGCGTCTACTGGTGGGAGCAACGTTGGCGCGAAGGCACTCGCAATCCTCAAAAGCCAAAACAAGTAGTGTTTTTGAAGGAAGAGGGAACAGGGAAGAAGGCAGAAGACACGATTTTGGTGTCGGATTCTGGCGATACTTTTTATGACTTAATTTATATTGGCGGGGCCTTGGGAGTGATTCACGCCGCAGTCATGGCGAGATTGGGCTACCGGGTGCTGCTAGTTGAACGAATGCCTTTCGGGCGAATGAATCGCGAGTGGAATATTTCGCGGGATGAAATTCAAAGCTTAATTGATTTGGGTTTATTTACTGCTGCAGAAATCGAAACTTTGATTGCCCGAGAATATAAAGATGGCTACAACAAGTTTTTTGATGCTAACAATCCGCCCGTGGCTAAAGCACCAGTTCTGCACACACCAAAGGTACTCAATGTAGCTTTGGACGGCGAAAAATTGCTGAATTTAGCGGGAGTTAAGCTAACAGAAGCTGGTGGGGAAATCTGGGACGAAACTGAGTTTCTCAGAGCCGATGTTGAAGCAGAAAAAGTAGTAGTTCAAGCCCGCCACTTGCCGACAAAAGCCGATCGCACTGCATTAGGACGGCTGCTGGTGGATGCAATGGGTTCGGCTTCTCCCATCGCTTGGCAATTGAACGAAGGGCGGACTTTTGACAGCGTTTGTCCGACAGTGGGAGCAGTTATCGACGCAGGATTTGAGCCGGGAGTGTGGGATTCCGAGTACGGGGATGTGCTCTACACTCACGGGGACATTTCCCGCGGGCGCCAGCTCATCTGGGAGTTGTTTCCCGGCGCTGGCACAGAATTGACAGTTTATCTATTTCACTACCACCAAGTACATCCAGAGAATCCCGGTTCTTTGCTGGAAATGTACGAGGATTTTTTCGCAATTTTGCCGGAATACCGCCGCTGCGATGTCGATAAATTGGTGTGGAAAAAACCGACCTTTGGTTATATTCCGGGGCATTTTAGCAGCAACAGCAGCGATCGCTCCGTGGCGATCGATCGCCTAGTCTCGATCGGCGACGCAGCATCCCTGCAATCTCCCCTCGTTTTCACCGGCTTCGGCTCCCTAGTCCGCAATCTTTTTCGCTTAACAGACCTTTTGGATACAGCTTTAAAGCACAATTTGTTGACGGCCAATCACTTAAACCAAATTCGCGCCTACCAGAGCAATGTTTCAGTAACTTGGCTCTTTTCTAAAGGCATGATGGTTCCTACCGGGAGCAGTTTGCCACCTCAAAGAATTAATTCTATTCTCAATACCTTTTTCGGTATTTTGGCAGGACAAAAACTCACCGTAGCCGAAACTTTTATTAAAGACAGAAGCGACTGGCTAACTTTCAATCGACTGGCGATCGAAGCAGCCGGAAAAAACCCTTCTCTCCTCTTGTGGATTTTAGATTTTGTCACCTTGGGGGATATTTGGCGCTGGCTGGGAAGTTACGTGAATTTTACTCTGCTGGCTTTGGCCAGTTTGCTGTTCGGATGGCTTCCCAGCTTCGCTCGCAGGGTACAACCTTGGTTGGAGCCCCGGTATCCGGCTGTTTGGCTGTGGCTGTTGGCTACCAGCTATGCTCTCACCTACGGCATGGGAAAAGGGAGAAAAGAGTTTTGA
- a CDS encoding (2Fe-2S) ferredoxin domain-containing protein translates to MYKSGKQVSEFSLEGEILGLIIEDGCKLKYLRISNARGVEYLVKLCKELRSFLLPVLTPGLKVEVVGEKEINLKNGKIKLKARSLKLAQGQNDRSPELLDSTNLPVAVWTSDARAIAKSQFTSATAAQTVKAPAKTQTKILVCQKSDCLKRGAGGVCKALENALNSRGLEDKVTVQGTGCLKQCKAGPNIVLMPDKTRYSRIAPAEVPAIIDKHFAVVKA, encoded by the coding sequence ATGTATAAGTCTGGCAAGCAAGTTTCCGAATTCAGTTTAGAGGGAGAAATCCTCGGCCTGATTATTGAAGATGGCTGCAAACTTAAATATTTGCGAATTAGCAATGCTCGGGGAGTAGAATATCTTGTTAAACTGTGCAAGGAATTGCGGTCATTTCTGTTACCTGTTTTGACGCCGGGTTTGAAAGTTGAAGTTGTAGGTGAGAAAGAAATCAACTTGAAAAACGGTAAAATAAAACTTAAAGCTCGCAGCCTCAAGCTGGCTCAAGGCCAAAACGATCGATCGCCAGAACTGCTCGACTCCACCAATCTGCCTGTTGCGGTATGGACATCCGACGCTCGCGCGATCGCCAAAAGCCAATTCACCTCTGCCACAGCAGCTCAAACTGTAAAAGCTCCGGCAAAAACCCAAACCAAAATATTAGTATGTCAAAAATCAGACTGCCTGAAGCGGGGCGCTGGAGGAGTCTGTAAAGCTTTAGAAAATGCTTTGAATTCGCGCGGTTTAGAAGACAAAGTGACAGTTCAGGGAACCGGATGTCTCAAACAGTGCAAAGCCGGCCCAAATATAGTTTTAATGCCGGACAAAACTCGCTACAGTCGCATTGCCCCGGCAGAAGTTCCAGCAATCATTGACAAACATTTTGCAGTTGTTAAAGCTTAG
- a CDS encoding DNA starvation/stationary phase protection protein has translation MAETQSALRPFGHIAENPVLLEHSVTAPICEGMNALLASFQALYLQYQKHHFVVEGAEFYSLHKFFEESYGEAQDSVHELGERLNGLGGIPAASFSKLAELCCFEPEADGVYSCRQMLEHDLIAEQAILGLLRRQAGQAESLGDRATRYLYEKILLKTEERAYHISHFLAPDTLVQLNLN, from the coding sequence ATGGCTGAGACTCAGAGTGCATTGAGACCGTTTGGACACATAGCCGAAAACCCAGTTCTACTGGAACATTCAGTCACAGCACCGATTTGTGAAGGGATGAACGCGCTGCTGGCCAGTTTTCAGGCTCTATACCTGCAATATCAAAAACATCATTTTGTGGTGGAAGGGGCAGAATTTTACTCCTTGCACAAATTCTTTGAAGAAAGCTACGGAGAAGCTCAAGATAGCGTCCACGAGTTGGGCGAACGGTTAAACGGGTTGGGCGGCATACCAGCAGCTAGCTTTAGCAAGTTAGCCGAGCTGTGTTGTTTTGAGCCTGAAGCCGACGGCGTATATTCCTGCCGCCAAATGCTGGAACACGATTTAATTGCGGAACAAGCTATCCTCGGTTTGCTGCGGCGTCAAGCAGGACAAGCAGAAAGTTTGGGCGATCGAGCTACGCGCTACCTCTACGAAAAAATCCTGCTAAAAACAGAAGAGCGGGCTTATCACATTTCTCACTTCCTCGCCCCCGATACCTTAGTGCAGTTGAACTTGAACTAA
- the chlP gene encoding geranylgeranyl reductase produces MTLRVAVVGSGPAGSSAAETLVKAGIETYLFERKLDNAKPCGGAIPLCMVSEFDLPQSIIDRQVRKMKMISPSNVEVDINIENAHEYIGMCRREVLDGFMRDRAASLGAKLINGTVHKLEIPGNNTDPYTLHYADHSDGSAMGIQKTLKVDLVIGADGANSRVAKAIDAGDYNYAIAFQERIRLPEDKMAYYEDLAEMYVGDDVSTDFYAWVFPKYDHVAVGTGTMKVNQASIKKLQAGVRARAAKKLMGGEIIKVEAHPIPEHPRPRRVVGRVALVGDAAGYVTKSSGEGIYFAAKSGRMCAETIVEISNKGARIPTEEEIKIYLKRWDKAYGITYKVLDILQRVFYRSDATREAFVEMCADRDVQKLTFDSYLYKTVVPANPFVQMKITAKTIGSLLRGNALAP; encoded by the coding sequence TTGACACTAAGGGTTGCAGTAGTAGGTTCAGGCCCTGCGGGTTCTTCCGCCGCCGAAACATTGGTAAAAGCAGGAATCGAAACATACCTATTCGAGCGTAAATTAGACAACGCCAAACCCTGCGGTGGGGCGATTCCCCTGTGCATGGTCAGCGAATTTGATTTGCCGCAAAGTATTATTGACCGCCAAGTCAGAAAAATGAAAATGATCTCCCCCTCCAACGTCGAGGTGGACATCAATATTGAAAACGCACACGAATACATCGGTATGTGCCGCCGCGAAGTGCTCGATGGCTTCATGCGCGATCGCGCCGCTTCGTTGGGTGCAAAACTGATTAACGGCACCGTTCACAAATTAGAAATTCCCGGCAACAATACAGACCCCTACACTCTCCACTATGCCGACCACTCCGACGGCAGCGCAATGGGAATTCAGAAAACTCTGAAAGTCGATTTGGTAATCGGGGCTGACGGCGCTAACTCCCGCGTAGCAAAGGCGATCGACGCTGGCGACTACAATTATGCGATCGCCTTCCAAGAGCGCATCCGCCTGCCAGAAGATAAAATGGCTTACTACGAAGACTTAGCCGAAATGTACGTCGGCGACGACGTATCTACCGACTTCTACGCTTGGGTGTTCCCCAAATACGACCACGTAGCCGTCGGTACCGGCACGATGAAAGTCAATCAAGCCAGCATCAAAAAGCTGCAAGCAGGAGTCCGCGCCCGCGCTGCCAAAAAACTGATGGGCGGTGAGATTATTAAAGTGGAAGCTCACCCCATCCCGGAACATCCGCGTCCCCGCCGGGTTGTCGGCCGAGTTGCTCTCGTAGGCGATGCTGCAGGCTACGTTACCAAGTCTTCCGGCGAAGGTATCTATTTTGCCGCCAAGTCTGGCCGGATGTGCGCCGAAACTATTGTGGAGATTTCCAATAAAGGCGCGCGCATTCCGACTGAAGAGGAAATTAAGATTTACCTGAAGCGGTGGGATAAAGCCTACGGCATTACTTACAAAGTTCTTGACATTTTGCAGCGCGTGTTTTACCGTTCCGACGCTACCCGCGAAGCTTTTGTGGAAATGTGTGCCGATCGCGATGTGCAAAAGCTCACATTCGATAGCTACTTGTATAAAACAGTAGTACCGGCCAATCCTTTCGTGCAGATGAAGATTACTGCGAAAACCATTGGTAGCTTGTTGCGCGGCAATGCTTTAGCGCCTTAA